A genomic window from Pygocentrus nattereri isolate fPygNat1 chromosome 22, fPygNat1.pri, whole genome shotgun sequence includes:
- the LOC108427429 gene encoding mediator of RNA polymerase II transcription subunit 9-like — protein sequence MAAVQTKRDLEEDYSLLPVVHDIIKCIDKDSADVHQELVKLKSKIQEARDQISSMPGIDVSPAVQQQQLLTLREQVRTKKQLLKKYKSLCMFELPKAS from the coding sequence ATGGCGGCGGTTCAAACTAAGCGAGACCTGGAGGAGGATTATTCGCTACTGCCGGTGGTTCACGACATCATTAAGTGCATAGACAAAGACAGCGCTGATGTGCACCAGGAGCTGGTCAAACTCAAGTCTAAGATTCAGGAAGCCCGAGACCAGATCAGCTCCATGCCTGGGATTGACGTGAGTCCAGcggtgcagcagcagcagcttctgaCGCTGCGAGAACAAGTGCGGACGAAGAAACAGCTGCTGAAGAAGTACAAGAGCCTCTGCATGTTTGAATTGCCCAAAGCTTCGTAA